The window AGCGTCCTCTCCGGTAAATCAGACCCACAAATAGTTCTTGTTCCACAGATGGCacattgttttcctttttctaattcaaGAGGTAGTGCTAGGAGATTCAAAACTTTGACCACAACCAACTTGTGGTCGAGGTTATATAACCTTATATGCTTAGGTTGACTTGCTCTACAAATGACCATTTATGGCATTATCAACTAGATAAAAAAGGTGACTCAATTTGTAGTCTTTTAAGcaagagaataaataaatcacataaatCATCCAGATAGGCACATTCTGTGcaacaatattgaattttgtgCTTTTGGTGTTGACTAATTCCGTGCTGGTGGAATGCCAAGTTGGCGGAAATGGATGTTGTAGTTTGACACAAGGTTAAACATTAATAGGAGATCAAGAGCAATAAGGAAAAACTATCTTTCCATTACTACACATGACCTGATTACCTATAATTATCCCACGCAGGGACCTACAACAGAAGCACTGAGCATTTGATGATGGAAAAACTAGAAAGGCTATCTATGCAGTGGCCATCTTATATGTCAGTGATcagtgttttaaaaagccCTCTCACACATGCGTTTAGGTGCACCTAGTCTCAAGGCATAGGTCTAGCACCTCACCTTGGAAAGGCAAGGCTCACAAAATATGGTGCACCTCAACCACGTGCCATTTGCAAAGCCCCAAGGCcctattcattatttaaaaaaatagcaataaTTAAGggttttccttctttattaACTAAAAGAATCAAGTTTACTAACCAAGCCTAGATGCAAAATTTATTGTGTTTGgggtcattttcttttccatatttCCACTTCaactgtcttttctttttaatgcaGTATTTTCATCCCCTCCTATTGCTCTTATATAACCCTtatgtacattgagctttgtctctttattttcaatattaataatagtgagactcgtatcctCTTCAAAAAATGCAGTATTTTCATGACAcgcacaaaaagaaaaaacaaagcatGCGCCTTGCGCCTAGGCTCTAGAGGGCCATTGCGCTTTGGGCATTCAGAAACACTGTTCGTGATCAATCACAAATAACAAACTGAAGAACTAGGAGgtttcaaattaacaaaagaacaaGATTTAAGATTGACCAGGTGACAGTAGTGTAAGACTCACCCCTCGAAATTGTCAACGGGTTCATTAATTAGCTGAAGGAACTCTGCATGATGATCCTGAATGAGTCTCAAAAGCTGGGGATTCTGCTTTCCAAGTTCTTGAAGCATGGGCTGCCATCAGAAGCAAAAGATTGAACTCTTGGCTAAACCATAAGTATAACAACCAAGTAAATTGTAAAGCAGAAGGATGTGTGAACCTGTAAGATTTGAGGGTTTGTATGCACCATCGTCCGCAGGGCTTGGAACTAGAATATGCACAATGATAGAAAACCCCATTCAGTAAGTACTTCCCATTTAATTCTATACAACGCCATAGTCCATGtaaaataaagcaaaacaAGATTTTGTGACTCTGTAAGTGATACATCGAAAGCAATGATATGAAATGGATTAATATAGTCCATATGTGAACTTTTAAATCAAGCGTTTGTGACTTTTAATGGATGCATCTAACGTGAAAGGGTGTGAAAAAGATGCAAAACTAACACAACCATTAGGTGAGAAAGGACTTCAAAGTGCGGATTTCTAAACTCAATGCGTACAGAAAGCTAAAAAGCTAATCAATCAAGAAAACCCCATAAATGATGATGTTGTACTAGTTACCTGTGGATTGTTTCTAAGGAATTCAAGAGATCCAAGGTTGCCACCGCCACCACCACTGCCAGCAGAAAGTGCCTCCTGCATGATTGCAGCCCAATTAAAAATAACTGAATGTGAGCAAACAAACAAACGACTTTTTCATGCATCAAAGCTTACCTGAGGAAACATATTCAAGGGGGCTGTGTTGGGTGCTCCAGAAACAGGTGCAGGAACAGATGCATCAGTTTCAGTGGCTTGACCAGAACCAAAACGACCCACTGGCACTGCAACTTCTGCAGATTCCGGAATAccctaaaccaaaaaaaacacCATTAGTGACTGGAAACATCCAGACAAGAGAATTCACACAGTAGAACTAAGGCATACAGAGTACAAGTAATCCACTGCTCGCTCTGGATTGTTATAAGCAGCTCTCAATGCACGAACAACTGTTTCTCTGTCCCAGTTGCCACCACCCATATCCATTAGTTGTTGAACGGTCTGTTCCAGGTTATTGCCAGCAACCAAATTTGAAGCAGCTTGACCATAGGTATCGGTTTGTACACTGCAAATGATTCCCCCAAAAAAATGACTAACTTTCTCTAAAGGAAAACAGGAGGAAACATATTGCTCAAAGCTTTCTGATTTCAGCTGTCCGTCCCTTAATAATCAAAAACTCCTATAAAGTGCATCCGGTCTGTAGCTTATATCAGATTTGACATACGTTATATTGTAGCATTGATTTAGTATTATGAAATAGAATGTGATTTACTAACCAATTCAAGCCTcttgaagttaaaaaatagGCATATGAAATAGAAGCCATACTTATCTGTCACCCTTTCTGAAGTAGACGTAGTGTTCTTCGGGGCACTGAAAACCAAGAGCAAAAAATGCATATGAATTTTAGTTACTCAACCGATCAAAGGAAAATGCATACTGAAGATCATTCTTGAAGAACTAACGATGATGGTGCTTGAGTGGGTGCTTGAGTGGGAGCTTGAG of the Cucumis sativus cultivar 9930 chromosome 3, Cucumber_9930_V3, whole genome shotgun sequence genome contains:
- the LOC101216636 gene encoding ubiquitin receptor RAD23b, whose protein sequence is MKLTVKTLKGSHFEIRVQLTDTVMAVKKNIEDVQGKDNYPCGQQLLIHNGKVLKDESTLAENKVSEEGFLVVMLSKSKTSVSAGQSSTQPAQNPPVAQPVLSSTPAAQVTPSPTPAAQVTPSPTPAPQAPTQAPTQAPSSAPKNTTSTSERVTDNVQTDTYGQAASNLVAGNNLEQTVQQLMDMGGGNWDRETVVRALRAAYNNPERAVDYLYSGIPESAEVAVPVGRFGSGQATETDASVPAPVSGAPNTAPLNMFPQEALSAGSGGGGGNLGSLEFLRNNPQFQALRTMVHTNPQILQPMLQELGKQNPQLLRLIQDHHAEFLQLINEPVDNFEGEMFEQAEPDMPHAINVTPAEQAAIERLEAMGFDRALVIEAFLACDRNEELAANYLLENSGDFDD